One region of Gossypium raimondii isolate GPD5lz chromosome 6, ASM2569854v1, whole genome shotgun sequence genomic DNA includes:
- the LOC105773376 gene encoding DNA repair RAD52-like protein 2, chloroplastic produces MALQLRCGGVFLSQLSDSNNKNGRLVIGGVGWGREPFLGRLRCSSNNNNSNCDAKKGVPDSNYVVPLEKSFSPSNSSCITRPLIEILRDLNKRIPHNIIKSPPNSSTFLPWYHANRMLSFYAPGWCGEVRDVIFANNGTITVVYRLTIRGSDGEVHRESTGTVSSSKINMVDPVSAAEEIAFCRACARFGLGLYLYHEE; encoded by the exons ATGGCGTTACAATTGCGATGCGGCGGCGTCTTTCTCTCACAATTGTCAGATAGCAATAATAAAAATGGGCGGTTGGTAATTGGGGGTGTGGGCTGGGGGAGAGAGCCATTCCTTGGTCGTCTCCGTTGCAGcagcaataataataacagcAACTGCGATGCGAAAAAGGGTGTCCCTGATTCAAACTACGTAGTGCCCCTGGAGAAATCTTTTTCGCCTTCCAACTCCTCCTGCATCACTCGCCCTCTTATTGAAATCCTGCGCGACCTCAATAAGCGTATCCCGCATAACATCATCAAGTCTCCGCCTAATTCTTCCACTTTCCTCCCCTG GTACCATGCCAATCGCATGTTGAGCTTCTACGCCCCTG GGTGGTGTGGAGAAGTACGTGATGTTATATTCGCCAACAATGGAACCATTACTGTTGTGTATCGACTCACCATTCGAGGTTCTGACGGAGAG GTACATCGTGAATCAACTGGCACGGTATCATCCAGCAAAATTAACATGGTAGATCCTGTTAGTGCAGCAGAGGAAATAGCTTTCTGCAGGGCATGTGCTCGTTTTGGTCTTGGCTTGTATCTGTATCATGAAGAATAG
- the LOC105774875 gene encoding putative pentatricopeptide repeat-containing protein At1g64310, with amino-acid sequence MVFQIHSLLSELSKHHQTILKTKQLHALISKTHLSLDPFFATKLLRFYAINHDLCSARNLFDKAPQRSVFLWNSIIRAYAQAHHFNHSLSLFNQMLASETKPDNFTYASVTRACYENFDLERMRIVHTRVILSGLGLDSICGSALVTGYSKLCLVDEASKVFYRIPEKDLVLWNAMVLGYGNRGLLNKGLELFSWMRHMDQQPDGYTLVALTSGLMDSRLLSVGQGIHGFCLKTGFDCTVHVGSALVSLYSRFKCLDWANTVFSSLVQPDLVAWSSLITGYSQCGVYDKVFFYFRKLNMEKGRTVDSILISAVLAATAESANARFGVEIHGYVLRHGLESNVVVSSALIDMYSKCGFVSLGIRVFEIMPERSVISYNSLISGLGLNGLASQAFKMFDEMLEANLKPDDSTFSSLLSACCHAGLLDDGWEVLRRMISEFSIQPKTEHYVHMVKLLGMAGEMEEAYNLILCLPNPVDSGILGALLSCCEAHGNSELAEAISLQLLENEPNKSAYRVMLSNIYAVNGRWDDVWRLREYITQKKFPGLSWIESGKR; translated from the coding sequence ATGGTCTTTCAAATCCATTCACTTCTATCAGAGCTTTCAAAGCACCATCAAACAATTCTTAAGACCAAACAGCTCCACGCTCTAATCTCCAAAACCCACCTCTCCCTTGATCCATTCTTCGCAACAAAACTCCTCCGGTTCTACGCCATCAACCATGACCTCTGCTCAGCCCGCAACTTGTTCGACAAAGCACCTCAAAGAAGCGTTTTCCTTTGGAATTCCATTATTCGAGCTTATGCTCAAGCCCACCACTTCAATCACTCCTTATCATTGTTTAACCAGATGCTTGCATCGGAAACAAAACCCGATAATTTCACTTACGCCAGCGTAACACGTGCCTGCTACGAGAACTTTGATTTGGAAAGGATGAGGATTGTTCATACAAGAGTGATACTCTCGGGGTTGGGTTTGGATTCCATCTGTGGTAGTGCACTTGTTACCGGGTATTCAAAGCTGTGTCTTGTTGATGAGGCAAGCAAGGTTTTCTATAGGATACCTGAGAAGGATTTGGTTTTGTGGAATGCAATGGTTTTGGGATACGGGAATCGTGGCCTTTTAAACAAAGGGTTAGAGTTGTTTAGTTGGATGAGACATATGGATCAGCAGCCAGATGGGTATACTTTGGTTGCGCTGACATCTGGGTTAATGGATTCCCGCCTGTTAAGTGTGGGTCAAGGAATCCATGGTTTTTGTTTGAAAACTGGTTTTGATTGTACTGTTCATGTGGGAAGCGCACTTGTAAGCTTGTATTCGAGGTTCAAGTGCTTGGATTGGGCAAATACCGTGTTTAGTAGTTTGGTTCAACCAGATTTAGTTGCTTGGTCTTCTTTGATAACTGGGTATTCTCAATGTGGGGTTTACGATAAGGTGTTCTTCTACTTCAGGAAACTGAACATGGAGAAGGGTAGAACGGTAGATTCCATTTTGATCTCTGCTGTACTGGCAGCTACTGCTGAATCAGCAAATGCAAGGTTTGGTGTTGAGATACACGGTTATGTTCTTCGACATGGACTTGAATCGAATGTTGTGGTTTCCTCTGCTCTCATAGACATGTATTCTAAGTGTGGATTTGTGAGCCTGGGGATCCGAGTTTTTGAGATTATGCCGGAAAGGAGTGTAATATCTTACAATTCTCTTATTTCAGGTCTGGGGTTGAATGGACTTGCTTCCCAGGCATTCAAGATGTTTGATGAAATGCTAGAGGCCAACTTGAAACCAGATGATTCCACCTTCTCTTCCCTCCTTTCTGCTTGTTGCCATGCTGGTCTCTTGGATGATGGTTGGGAAGTTTTGAGGAGGATGATTTCTGAGTTTTCCATCCAACCCAAAACTGAGCATTATGTTCACATGGTAAAGCTTCTCGGTATGGCTGGAGAAATGGAAGAGGCATATAATTTAATCTTGTGCTTGCCCAATCCAGTTGACTCAGGTATCTTGGGTGCATTGCTTTCGTGCTGTGAAGCTCATGGAAATTCTGAGTTGGCAGAAGCCATATCCCTGCAACTGTTGGAAAATGAACCCAATAAAAGTGCTTACAGAGTTATGCTTTCTAACATATATGCTGTTAATGGGAGGTGGGATGATGTATGGAGGTTAAGAGAATATATAACCCAAAAAAAGTTCCCAGGGCTTAGCTGGATTGAAAGTGGAAAGAGATAA